In a genomic window of Arachnia rubra:
- a CDS encoding ABC transporter ATP-binding protein, which yields MAVTIGDLIRPARGAMILSGVLTAIGAVLAVVPFIALRHMAAIWLQEGDLQGWASNPWVWAVVAVVALFASQLLYLMGLGVTHLAEAKLRHRLRGLLVEAFSRLPLGKVAQIPHGAIRKTVCDDTAAIHTLVAHVPGDVTNALVGVAAGGIYLFWTDWRLALALLGLWVLAFVVIAGTTMRGYGDITARFGEAQTGLASATVEMLEGIKEIKNFQATDATRTRFSAARHRFSDLSYQWVSQSGKSISLLGALLRPATVFATVAILAVVFTSQGWTELSATLPFFLLAPGLPEGVTVMIGLAQHIYESNMAAKSTAALLSEEPMPQGTFDQGDGDAPGRVEVDDVTFAYEPDTPVLKGVSFTAEPGTVTALVGPSGGGKSTLARLVARFHDVGQGAVRISGVDVREATFAWLLSRVAIVLQDVALTNDSVFDNIALGRPGATREQVEAAARAACVHDRIMRLPKGYDTILGEEGGFLSGGERQRVTLARAYLQDAPILVLDEATAQADPQSERDIHQALTRLAEGRTVIIIAHRLTTIRDADQILVLEDGQITERGRHDELLAAGGRYAAMWHSQDLAVSATASEEGE from the coding sequence ATGGCTGTCACCATCGGTGACCTCATAAGACCCGCTCGCGGGGCGATGATCCTCTCGGGCGTCCTGACCGCGATTGGGGCGGTCCTGGCGGTGGTGCCGTTCATCGCGCTCAGGCACATGGCGGCCATCTGGCTGCAGGAGGGCGACCTGCAGGGCTGGGCGTCCAATCCCTGGGTGTGGGCCGTCGTCGCCGTCGTCGCGCTGTTCGCGTCCCAGCTGCTCTACCTGATGGGTTTGGGCGTCACCCACCTGGCCGAGGCCAAGCTGCGGCACCGGCTGCGCGGCCTCCTGGTGGAGGCCTTCAGTCGCCTGCCCCTGGGCAAGGTGGCGCAGATCCCCCACGGCGCCATCCGCAAGACCGTGTGCGACGACACCGCCGCCATCCACACGCTCGTGGCGCACGTGCCGGGCGACGTCACCAACGCTCTGGTCGGGGTCGCGGCCGGGGGCATCTATCTGTTCTGGACGGACTGGCGCCTGGCCCTGGCGCTGCTCGGCCTGTGGGTGCTGGCTTTCGTGGTGATCGCGGGCACCACCATGCGCGGCTACGGTGACATCACCGCGCGGTTCGGCGAGGCGCAGACGGGGCTGGCCTCCGCGACCGTCGAGATGCTGGAGGGCATCAAGGAGATCAAGAACTTCCAGGCCACCGACGCCACCCGCACCCGTTTCAGTGCCGCCCGCCACCGTTTCTCGGACCTGTCGTACCAGTGGGTCAGCCAGTCCGGGAAGTCCATCAGCCTGCTGGGTGCGCTGCTGCGCCCGGCGACGGTGTTCGCCACCGTCGCGATCCTCGCAGTGGTGTTCACGTCCCAGGGCTGGACTGAGCTGTCGGCCACCTTGCCGTTCTTCCTCCTGGCCCCGGGACTCCCCGAGGGCGTGACGGTAATGATCGGCCTGGCGCAGCACATCTACGAGTCCAACATGGCCGCCAAGTCCACGGCTGCTCTGCTGTCCGAGGAGCCCATGCCCCAGGGCACCTTCGACCAGGGTGATGGTGACGCCCCCGGCCGCGTCGAGGTCGATGACGTGACCTTCGCCTACGAGCCCGATACGCCCGTATTGAAAGGGGTCTCCTTCACTGCCGAACCCGGGACTGTGACGGCGCTCGTCGGGCCCTCGGGCGGTGGCAAGTCCACTCTGGCGCGGCTCGTCGCCCGCTTCCACGACGTCGGCCAGGGGGCGGTCAGGATCAGCGGGGTCGACGTGCGGGAAGCGACCTTCGCGTGGCTGCTGTCGCGGGTTGCGATCGTGTTGCAGGATGTCGCCCTGACCAATGACTCCGTCTTCGACAACATCGCGCTGGGAAGACCCGGCGCCACCCGCGAGCAGGTCGAGGCCGCCGCCCGCGCCGCCTGCGTCCACGACCGGATCATGCGCCTGCCGAAGGGCTACGACACGATCCTGGGCGAGGAGGGTGGGTTCCTCTCCGGCGGCGAGCGGCAGCGCGTCACCCTCGCCAGGGCGTACCTCCAGGACGCGCCCATCCTGGTGCTCGACGAGGCCACCGCCCAGGCCGACCCGCAGTCCGAACGCGACATCCACCAGGCGCTAACGAGGCTGGCGGAGGGCAGGACCGTCATCATCATCGCCCACCGGCTGACCACCATCCGCGACGCCGACCAGATCCTCGTGCTGGAGGACGGGCAGATCACCGAGCGGGGGAGACACGACGAGCTGCTGGCTGCCGGCGGGCGTTACGCGGCCATGTGGCACAGCCAGGACCTGGCTGTCTCCGCAACCGCCTCCGAGGAAGGGGAATGA
- a CDS encoding ABC transporter ATP-binding protein — protein sequence MTMWKLVSRVVNAAEMRVIVGWFVASAVLQGVTLALMIPFLRALYARDGSLTAWLVAVLVLGAVTFAVDTFAMFRSYRVSVFEVCDTMIDRVAEHVLALPLGWFNAKREAAVVNAISKEVNILSHLCSMVIPNLCNAFIVPLVMLVAVGFVEWPLALIMVVAIVPLYLIWRLMSAATTRANELEDQAAAAAAGRLVEFARLQPVLRATGVSEQGWAPVQEVLEADSKATLDGLRIKGRPAQVFNLVINVVFALVLALGLSFVSGHSLDVVAYLAIITVVARMLLPLTKGVLYASEADNAVVALKAVGAILDAEPLPEPAPDQVGHPDGTSIVLRDVSFSYEQGRPVLDGVSLTAEQGKVTALVGPSGAGKSTVLRLAARFWDVTAGSVTIGGVDVRHLPATKIMAMTSMVFQEVYLFDTTIRENLRIARPDATDEELETAARRASLDKVIEALPHGWDTPVGPGGVSLSGGERQRVSIARAFLKDAPVLLLDEITSALDGENESAITEVIRELSRGRTVLVVAHRLSTIRQADQVVFLEPSPGGARVAQAGTVPELTGQDGPFRGFVEAYTAASRWQL from the coding sequence ATGACCATGTGGAAACTCGTCTCCCGGGTCGTCAACGCCGCCGAGATGCGCGTCATCGTCGGCTGGTTCGTGGCGTCCGCCGTCCTGCAGGGTGTCACCCTGGCGCTCATGATCCCGTTCCTGCGGGCCCTTTACGCGCGCGACGGCTCCCTGACGGCTTGGCTGGTCGCCGTGCTGGTGCTGGGGGCGGTTACGTTTGCCGTCGACACCTTCGCGATGTTCCGCTCCTATCGGGTGAGCGTGTTCGAGGTCTGTGACACGATGATCGACCGCGTCGCCGAGCACGTCCTGGCGCTGCCGCTCGGCTGGTTCAACGCCAAACGCGAGGCCGCCGTCGTCAACGCGATCTCCAAGGAGGTCAACATCCTCTCCCACCTGTGCTCGATGGTCATCCCGAACCTGTGCAACGCCTTCATCGTGCCGCTGGTCATGCTGGTGGCCGTCGGATTCGTCGAATGGCCGCTGGCTCTCATCATGGTGGTCGCGATCGTGCCGCTGTACCTCATCTGGCGGCTCATGAGCGCGGCCACCACCCGCGCCAACGAGCTGGAGGACCAGGCTGCCGCCGCTGCGGCCGGACGGCTCGTCGAGTTCGCCCGCCTGCAGCCGGTGCTGCGGGCCACCGGGGTGAGCGAGCAGGGCTGGGCGCCCGTGCAGGAGGTCCTTGAGGCCGACTCCAAGGCCACCCTCGACGGCCTGCGCATCAAGGGGCGGCCAGCCCAGGTCTTCAACCTCGTGATCAACGTTGTCTTCGCCCTGGTGCTGGCGCTGGGGCTGTCCTTCGTCAGCGGGCACAGCCTCGATGTGGTCGCCTACCTGGCCATCATCACCGTGGTCGCGCGGATGCTGCTGCCGCTGACCAAGGGTGTCCTGTACGCGTCGGAGGCCGACAACGCGGTCGTCGCGCTGAAGGCCGTCGGCGCCATCCTTGACGCGGAACCGCTGCCCGAACCGGCCCCTGACCAGGTCGGTCATCCCGACGGGACCAGCATCGTGCTGCGTGACGTGTCGTTCTCCTACGAACAGGGACGGCCGGTCCTCGACGGGGTGTCGCTGACCGCCGAGCAGGGCAAGGTCACTGCGCTCGTCGGCCCGTCCGGTGCCGGCAAGTCGACTGTATTGCGGCTGGCTGCGCGGTTCTGGGACGTCACGGCCGGGTCGGTGACCATCGGCGGGGTCGACGTGCGTCACCTGCCGGCCACGAAGATCATGGCGATGACGTCGATGGTCTTCCAGGAGGTCTACCTGTTCGACACCACCATCCGCGAGAACCTGCGCATCGCCCGTCCCGACGCCACCGACGAGGAGCTGGAGACAGCGGCCCGCCGCGCCAGCCTCGACAAGGTCATCGAGGCCCTGCCCCACGGCTGGGACACCCCAGTCGGGCCTGGCGGGGTCAGCCTGTCGGGCGGGGAGCGGCAGCGGGTGTCCATCGCGCGGGCGTTCCTGAAGGACGCCCCGGTTCTGCTGCTCGACGAGATCACCTCGGCCCTCGACGGCGAGAACGAGTCGGCGATCACCGAGGTCATCCGGGAGCTGTCCCGGGGGCGCACGGTGTTGGTGGTCGCGCACCGGCTGTCCACCATCCGGCAGGCCGACCAGGTCGTGTTCCTGGAGCCGTCGCCTGGTGGCGCGCGGGTCGCGCAGGCCGGGACGGTGCCGGAGCTCACCGGACAGGACGGTCCCTTCCGCGGCTTCGTCGAGGCCTACACCGCGGCCTCCCGCTGGCAGCTGTAG
- a CDS encoding GNAT family N-acetyltransferase has product MLSADAAVLIREIQESEYPLLEDFLYEAIFVPEGIHSPPRSIIRHPEAWPLIDGFGTLPGDHCLVAETGDGVVGAVWVRMVKAYGYLDERTPLLSISLLPGYRGRGIGTALLGQMLDDLRSRGYQRVSLSVQRANPALRLYCRVGFVVHHDDGDELVMVCDLAGADQPGTPNPG; this is encoded by the coding sequence GTGCTGTCTGCTGATGCGGCTGTGCTGATCCGGGAGATCCAGGAGTCGGAATACCCTCTGCTGGAGGACTTCCTCTACGAGGCGATCTTCGTTCCCGAGGGGATCCACAGCCCGCCTCGCTCGATCATTCGTCATCCTGAGGCGTGGCCCCTGATCGATGGGTTCGGCACCTTGCCCGGCGACCACTGCCTGGTCGCGGAAACCGGCGACGGCGTGGTCGGCGCGGTGTGGGTGCGCATGGTCAAGGCGTACGGCTACCTCGACGAGAGGACCCCGCTCCTGTCGATCTCTCTGCTTCCTGGATATCGCGGCCGGGGGATCGGGACTGCGCTGCTGGGGCAGATGCTCGACGACCTGCGGTCGCGTGGCTACCAGCGGGTCTCTTTGTCGGTCCAGCGGGCAAACCCGGCCTTACGCTTGTATTGCCGGGTCGGTTTCGTCGTCCATCATGACGACGGCGACGAACTGGTCATGGTCTGCGACCTGGCAGGCGCGGACCAGCCCGGTACGCCAAACCCGGGATGA
- a CDS encoding TetR/AcrR family transcriptional regulator has protein sequence MTTMSVAQKSSRAAKVLAAAEELVVKQGFKGVTMSAVAQRAHVGKGTPYLYWNTKEDLFLEIIARSLADVLHDLAVQVRAEPALAVAERLCVALAKAWLGRPLVRALQVTDADVLGALLDDPRAHAIATESGPPAILRRLIPLWREHGTVRTDWSAEEQAAALELLLIGYFAAQTRTISPGMAEDRAGVLGMSISAMLQASQPTKADSVPLADLADRVSDLLDEHARQLQNAQAEHRRE, from the coding sequence ATGACCACCATGTCTGTCGCGCAGAAAAGCAGCAGGGCCGCGAAGGTCCTCGCAGCCGCGGAGGAGCTCGTCGTGAAACAGGGGTTCAAGGGCGTGACGATGAGCGCGGTCGCCCAGCGGGCCCACGTCGGCAAGGGCACCCCGTACCTGTACTGGAACACCAAGGAGGACCTCTTCCTCGAGATCATCGCCCGCAGCCTCGCCGATGTGCTCCACGACCTGGCGGTGCAGGTCCGCGCCGAACCCGCGCTGGCGGTCGCGGAACGGCTGTGCGTGGCCCTCGCTAAGGCCTGGCTGGGGCGTCCTCTGGTCCGTGCCCTGCAGGTCACGGACGCCGACGTGCTCGGCGCGCTCCTCGACGATCCCCGCGCCCACGCCATCGCCACTGAGAGCGGGCCTCCCGCGATCCTGCGCCGCCTCATCCCCCTGTGGCGGGAACACGGCACGGTCCGGACCGACTGGTCGGCCGAGGAACAGGCAGCCGCTCTCGAACTGCTCCTGATCGGCTATTTCGCCGCCCAGACACGCACCATCTCCCCGGGTATGGCAGAGGACCGGGCCGGGGTCCTGGGCATGAGCATCTCCGCCATGCTCCAGGCCTCCCAGCCCACCAAGGCTGACAGCGTCCCCCTGGCCGATCTGGCCGATAGGGTCAGCGACCTCCTCGACGAGCACGCGAGACAGCTGCAGAACGCGCAGGCAGAGCACCGGCGCGAGTGA
- a CDS encoding FAD-dependent monooxygenase — protein MAQTTGTSRKALIVGAGIAGLSAATALKKAGWHPVVVERAARRRRGGYFIAMFGSGRIAAARMGLERIPNRTPARAQTCTVDRAGNRKPGLGFQDLPNGPWMMLRGDVEQAAFEALPNDVSIRFATTPTAISQDGDGVSVVLTDTQTQESTTERFDLVVGADGIRSTVRQLAWDPHERYLNRLGFMICAFELSEPLPGLVQQEGAVLSEPGRSFWVFPFADHAPTVLFSYQVDDVEAERAKARQTGVSQRLREVYGPEPLGDMMSAAIEHLENTDEFLFDSVEQVKVDHWHDGRVVLLGDAAWCPTLYSGMGATSALAGADALGLMLAKHPDDVETALSTWENKLRPAIADFQQSAYPMRAIFTQTSAKEQRRQGISVAMRRFMFKFPALMNLMLRSKHFRLRNSDLAADLA, from the coding sequence ATGGCACAGACAACAGGCACCTCACGCAAAGCACTGATCGTCGGGGCCGGCATCGCCGGGCTGTCCGCCGCGACTGCCCTGAAGAAGGCGGGCTGGCACCCTGTGGTCGTCGAACGTGCGGCCCGCAGGCGTCGCGGCGGGTACTTCATCGCGATGTTCGGGAGCGGCCGGATCGCCGCAGCCCGGATGGGCCTGGAGAGAATCCCCAACCGGACCCCGGCCCGGGCACAGACATGCACGGTGGACCGGGCTGGCAACCGCAAACCTGGGCTCGGCTTCCAGGACCTGCCCAATGGGCCGTGGATGATGCTCCGGGGCGACGTCGAGCAGGCTGCTTTCGAGGCCCTGCCCAACGACGTGAGCATCCGCTTCGCCACCACGCCGACCGCCATCTCCCAGGACGGCGACGGGGTGTCGGTCGTGCTGACGGACACCCAGACCCAGGAGTCGACGACGGAGCGGTTCGACCTGGTCGTCGGCGCGGATGGGATCCGCTCGACGGTGCGGCAGCTGGCCTGGGACCCACATGAGCGCTATCTCAACCGGCTCGGGTTTATGATCTGCGCCTTCGAGCTCTCAGAGCCGCTGCCAGGTCTCGTGCAGCAGGAGGGCGCCGTCCTCTCCGAGCCGGGACGCTCGTTCTGGGTGTTCCCATTCGCCGACCACGCCCCCACAGTGCTGTTCTCGTACCAGGTCGACGACGTGGAGGCTGAGCGCGCAAAGGCCCGGCAGACCGGCGTCTCCCAGCGGCTGCGCGAGGTCTACGGCCCAGAGCCCCTGGGCGACATGATGAGCGCTGCCATCGAGCACCTGGAGAACACGGACGAGTTCCTGTTCGACTCGGTCGAGCAGGTCAAGGTCGATCACTGGCACGACGGCCGGGTCGTGCTGCTCGGGGACGCTGCCTGGTGCCCCACCCTGTACTCCGGGATGGGGGCGACGTCTGCGCTGGCGGGAGCCGACGCGCTGGGCCTCATGCTCGCCAAACACCCAGACGACGTCGAGACCGCGCTGTCGACCTGGGAGAACAAGCTCCGCCCGGCGATCGCCGACTTCCAGCAGTCCGCCTACCCCATGCGCGCGATCTTCACGCAGACCTCAGCGAAAGAACAGCGCAGGCAGGGCATCAGCGTCGCGATGCGCCGGTTCATGTTCAAGTTCCCGGCGCTGATGAACCTGATGCTCCGGTCCAAGCACTTCCGGCTGCGCAACAGCGACTTGGCCGCGGACCTGGCCTGA
- a CDS encoding VOC family protein yields the protein MSINHVAVFVRDLEAVRSFYETYFGAVANDQYHNPRTGLRTYFLTFEGGCRLELMTRPDVQASGSADQVGWAHTAFSLGSAEAVDLLAQRLSDDGFTIVSGPRTTGDGYYEAVVLDPEGNHVEITV from the coding sequence GTGTCGATCAATCACGTCGCAGTTTTCGTGCGAGACCTGGAGGCCGTCCGGTCTTTTTACGAGACCTATTTCGGGGCGGTGGCCAACGACCAGTACCACAATCCGCGCACCGGTCTGCGCACCTATTTCCTGACCTTTGAGGGTGGTTGCCGTCTTGAGCTCATGACGAGGCCAGACGTCCAGGCGTCCGGATCCGCCGACCAGGTGGGCTGGGCGCACACCGCTTTCTCTCTCGGCTCTGCCGAGGCCGTCGATCTCCTGGCGCAACGCCTAAGTGATGACGGTTTCACGATCGTCAGCGGTCCCCGGACCACCGGGGACGGCTACTACGAGGCGGTCGTCCTTGATCCTGAGGGAAACCACGTCGAGATCACCGTGTAA